One window of Microcoleus vaginatus PCC 9802 genomic DNA carries:
- a CDS encoding histidine kinase, translating into MQELEPGDRAELTKLVNAVALSDRSLSLFAIAPDSAPNHPVVEQFKAQLLELDEPFEFHTLFYSDDSLFDCLHRLDGVAASGRRVVMAFGLEYLPRPRLLQEMQQLNLGRERIFDRNIVLVFWLSRETFLNEFRQQAADFWDWRGNVAVFATRPPSNPLLYPYLQWLIAENSYLKIAGVMQVNRQVDILLDRIYVSLQAEWVEEQSQSFRERVTRGEGRVKPSRPHKLGEPDFPDFEFTDEPMLAVSAEPSSRQRVTKIVDLAEALRKHTYSAILGEPGAGKTTLLRYLARHFAIAYGGLQAVEYPTAQPSGEESPSRLRVGEGPPLRVPGGMGEDLGEIRLPVLFRIADFAERLAQEPDLSLVEYLKQFYRQWECNRDRAHGDAVADLLLAKMAAGDCLVLMDGLDEVFDRANRVQVVQQIDRLVKEYGENKFVITSRIAGYQEASLGSRFREFTITPMGNAQIKLFLERWCRAIEEAQRPDADVSSHQRDAEREAGGILQAIETKPGVSRFATNPLLLTILALIHRNGTQMPQRRVELYHLATKTLIEDWQSGRNIAYGVKQKQFSLVEEEVTALLAPLAFQMHEEKPSGLVTQGEVEAWLTPKMADLQGVEEPEALELVRQFLRKVRETTGLFVERAPAVYGFMHLTFEEYYAARYIADNEIPDILKIIDTYRYQARWNEPILLALGYLSADRQRVNRLLELLFGNLADYQPDIAGKEIRLKQAGANRVLVWYPPAEAAPRESDSLWQDLLFVGQVLAEIKVTPKFCRQQVEKLVVTYLGLDGDDFADEPTQELLRLLRGIEVFNQQVLDRLQQAAADDMLSQQQQNKARVAMLYVVCGEAGEGLIAGVTSTVQQLTPSLFEAILNLVSQLGVEMTLALERASEDAICDLDRRQALEFMTGLSYLRSEKYDQAISLLQTIEERGDCALGGFVEWAIAFACEKKEDYDRGLSYYQQCSDKLLSSPAADLFILWGCWGICYRSHQKYDSSLNCFQEALGIARQVNNRKTEAHILWNIGRSYQNWEKYEEAIAHSQQSREIYQQLGKEKDVADSWYWMGDCYRQWGKYEQALDAAQQALALHQELDDQLRIALAYYQLGRIYQDWGKYEEALAHYQQSREVYQQLGKEKNVANQWYWMGDCYRQWGKYEQALDAEQQDLALRQQLDDRPRIALAYYQLGRIYQDWGKYEEALAHHQKSRELYQQLGKEKDVADAWYWMADCYRQWGKYEEALDVAQQDLALRQQLDDRPRIALAYYQLGRIYQDWGKYEEVIAHYQQSRDLYQQLGNEKNVSNQWYNLADCYRQWGKYEQALDAAQQDLALRQQLDDQLRIALAYYQLGRIYKDWGKYEEALAHYQQSREIYQQLGKEKDVADSWYWMRDCYRQWGKYEQALDAAQQDLALHQQLDDQLRIALAYYQLGGIYKDWGKYEEALAHYQQSREIYQQLGKEKDVADSWYWMRDCYRQWGKYEQALDAAQQDLALHQQLDDQLRIALAYYQLGRIYQDWGKYEEALAHYQQSREVYQQLGKEKNVANQWYWMGDCYRQWGKYEQALDAEQQDLALRQQLDDRPRIALAYYQLGRIYQDWGKYEEALAHHQKSRELYQQLGKEKDVADAWYWMADCYRQWGKYEEALDAAQQDLALRQQLDDRPRIALAYYQLGRIYQNWGKYEEVIAHYQQSRDLYQQLGNEKNVANQWYNLADCYRQWGKYEEALDAIQQCLALRQQLDDRPRIALAYYQLGRIYQDWGKYEEAIAHYQQSRELYQQLGNEKNVANQWYWMADCYREWGKYEQALDAAQQDLALRQQLDDRPRIALAYYQLGGIYQDWGKYEEVLAHYQQSRDLYQQLGNEKNVANQWHNLADCYREWGKYEQALDAIQQCLALRQQLDDRPRIALAYYQLGRIYQDWGKYEEAIAHYQQSRELYQQLGNEKNVATQWYWMAVCYRQWGKYEQALDAAQQNLALRQQLDDRPNIAEAYYQLGRIYQDWGKYEEAIAHHQQSREIYQQLGKTDSLSRQLRHIANSQRQLARETVDRTAAISLLTQAEQHLEQAIQLNIDREYRENLAYDYIALSLVCSDFLRHIPAGDPTQPIRIAQFENNYSMGLGHFTALGQTVNLAEKTLDIARAYLEIPALENLNLAESLTRQSLQTFEEFNRRRLQADALKLLGEIYKHRIPHQPDAATTAVQFCLDSRQLYQELDILEKVIEVDC; encoded by the coding sequence ATGCAGGAACTAGAACCGGGCGATCGAGCAGAATTAACGAAACTGGTCAATGCAGTGGCGTTGAGCGATCGCAGCCTCAGCTTATTTGCGATCGCGCCGGATAGCGCCCCGAATCATCCGGTGGTGGAACAGTTTAAAGCGCAGTTGCTGGAGTTGGATGAGCCGTTTGAGTTCCACACCCTCTTCTACAGTGACGATTCGCTGTTCGATTGCCTCCACCGTCTTGATGGAGTGGCGGCATCGGGGCGCAGGGTAGTGATGGCTTTTGGGCTGGAGTACCTGCCCAGACCCCGATTGCTACAGGAAATGCAGCAGTTGAATTTGGGGCGAGAACGCATTTTCGATCGCAATATCGTGCTGGTGTTTTGGCTGAGTCGGGAGACGTTTCTCAATGAGTTTCGCCAGCAGGCTGCAGACTTTTGGGATTGGCGGGGGAACGTGGCCGTCTTTGCGACGCGCCCCCCGTCGAATCCGCTGCTGTATCCGTATCTGCAGTGGCTGATTGCTGAAAACTCTTACCTGAAAATTGCTGGGGTGATGCAAGTCAACCGCCAGGTGGATATTCTCCTCGATCGCATTTATGTATCGCTTCAGGCAGAATGGGTCGAGGAACAGAGTCAATCGTTTCGAGAACGAGTTACAAGGGGGGAAGGGCGAGTCAAACCGAGTCGCCCTCACAAACTGGGAGAACCCGATTTCCCAGACTTCGAGTTTACAGATGAGCCGATGCTGGCTGTGAGTGCGGAACCTAGCAGTCGCCAGCGCGTGACTAAAATCGTCGATCTCGCGGAAGCGTTGCGGAAACACACCTACAGTGCGATTTTAGGGGAGCCTGGAGCCGGGAAAACGACGTTGCTGCGCTATCTGGCGCGACATTTTGCGATCGCCTATGGCGGCCTTCAAGCTGTTGAATACCCAACCGCCCAGCCTTCTGGGGAGGAAAGCCCCTCTCGTCTCAGGGTTGGGGAGGGGCCGCCCTTGAGGGTGCCCGGAGGCATGGGTGAAGATTTAGGAGAGATTCGGTTGCCGGTTTTGTTTCGGATTGCCGATTTTGCCGAACGCCTTGCCCAAGAGCCCGATTTGAGTTTGGTGGAGTACCTGAAGCAGTTTTATCGCCAGTGGGAGTGCAATCGCGATCGAGCCCACGGCGATGCGGTTGCCGACTTGTTGCTGGCAAAGATGGCGGCGGGGGATTGTTTGGTGCTGATGGATGGGTTGGATGAGGTTTTCGATCGAGCAAATCGGGTGCAGGTGGTGCAGCAGATCGATCGATTGGTGAAGGAATACGGCGAGAATAAGTTTGTCATCACCAGCCGGATTGCCGGATATCAGGAAGCCTCCCTGGGCAGCCGGTTTCGAGAGTTCACGATTACGCCGATGGGCAATGCCCAAATCAAGCTGTTTCTGGAACGCTGGTGTCGGGCTATAGAAGAGGCGCAACGTCCCGATGCTGATGTTAGTTCGCATCAGCGGGATGCGGAAAGAGAAGCAGGAGGCATTTTGCAGGCGATTGAAACCAAGCCGGGAGTGAGTCGATTTGCCACGAATCCGCTGCTTTTGACGATTTTGGCGCTGATTCACCGCAACGGCACTCAAATGCCGCAGCGACGGGTGGAATTGTATCACTTGGCAACCAAGACGCTGATTGAAGATTGGCAGTCGGGGCGCAACATTGCCTATGGGGTAAAGCAGAAGCAATTTTCGCTGGTGGAAGAGGAAGTGACGGCACTGCTGGCTCCTCTGGCGTTCCAGATGCACGAGGAGAAGCCGTCGGGGTTGGTGACGCAGGGGGAGGTGGAAGCTTGGTTGACGCCCAAAATGGCGGATTTACAGGGGGTGGAGGAACCGGAGGCACTGGAACTGGTGCGACAGTTTTTGCGGAAGGTGCGGGAGACGACGGGGCTATTTGTAGAACGAGCTCCGGCGGTGTATGGGTTTATGCACCTGACTTTTGAGGAATATTATGCGGCGCGGTACATTGCCGACAACGAGATTCCCGACATTTTGAAAATTATCGACACCTATCGCTATCAGGCACGGTGGAACGAGCCGATTTTGCTGGCGTTGGGGTATTTGAGTGCGGATCGCCAACGAGTGAATCGGTTGTTGGAACTGTTGTTTGGCAATTTAGCCGACTATCAACCGGATATTGCTGGGAAGGAGATTCGGCTGAAACAGGCGGGCGCTAATCGAGTGCTGGTGTGGTATCCACCGGCAGAGGCAGCCCCGCGGGAGTCTGATTCGCTGTGGCAGGATTTGCTATTTGTGGGGCAGGTATTGGCAGAAATCAAAGTTACGCCCAAATTCTGTCGGCAGCAAGTGGAGAAGCTGGTAGTGACTTATTTGGGATTGGATGGGGATGATTTTGCAGATGAACCAACTCAGGAGTTGTTGCGGTTGCTGCGGGGAATTGAGGTATTTAATCAACAGGTTTTAGACAGGTTGCAACAAGCAGCAGCAGACGATATGCTTTCTCAACAGCAGCAAAATAAGGCGCGGGTGGCGATGCTGTATGTGGTTTGTGGCGAAGCGGGAGAAGGTTTAATTGCAGGCGTGACGAGCACCGTACAACAGTTAACGCCATCGTTGTTTGAAGCAATTCTGAATTTAGTCTCCCAATTGGGAGTAGAGATGACTCTGGCATTGGAACGCGCTTCGGAAGATGCAATCTGCGATTTGGATCGCCGACAAGCCTTAGAATTTATGACCGGATTGTCTTATTTGCGATCGGAAAAGTACGATCAGGCAATTTCCCTGTTACAAACTATAGAAGAGCGAGGGGATTGCGCTCTAGGAGGTTTTGTCGAATGGGCGATCGCCTTTGCCTGCGAGAAAAAAGAAGATTACGATCGGGGTTTGAGTTACTATCAGCAATGTTCGGATAAGCTGCTATCTTCCCCTGCTGCTGATTTATTTATCCTGTGGGGATGTTGGGGAATTTGTTATCGATCGCATCAAAAATACGATTCCTCGTTAAATTGCTTCCAGGAAGCATTGGGAATTGCCAGACAAGTTAACAACCGGAAAACGGAAGCTCACATTCTTTGGAATATTGGCCGAAGTTATCAAAATTGGGAGAAATATGAAGAAGCGATCGCCCATTCCCAACAAAGTCGAGAAATCTATCAGCAATTGGGTAAGGAAAAAGATGTCGCTGATTCTTGGTACTGGATGGGAGATTGCTATCGGCAGTGGGGTAAATACGAACAGGCACTCGATGCAGCACAACAGGCTTTAGCCCTGCATCAGGAACTCGACGATCAACTCAGAATTGCCCTAGCCTACTATCAATTGGGACGAATCTATCAAGATTGGGGAAAATATGAAGAAGCGCTCGCCCATTACCAACAAAGCCGAGAAGTCTATCAGCAATTGGGTAAGGAAAAAAATGTCGCCAACCAATGGTATTGGATGGGAGATTGCTATCGGCAGTGGGGTAAATACGAACAAGCACTCGATGCAGAACAACAGGATTTAGCCCTGCGTCAGCAACTCGACGATCGACCCAGAATTGCCCTAGCCTACTATCAATTGGGACGAATCTATCAAGATTGGGGAAAATATGAAGAAGCGCTCGCCCATCACCAAAAAAGCCGAGAACTGTATCAGCAGTTAGGTAAGGAAAAAGATGTTGCTGATGCTTGGTACTGGATGGCAGATTGCTATCGGCAGTGGGGTAAATACGAAGAGGCACTCGATGTGGCACAACAGGATTTAGCCCTGCGTCAGCAACTCGACGATCGACCCAGAATTGCCCTAGCCTACTATCAATTGGGACGAATCTATCAAGATTGGGGGAAATATGAAGAAGTGATCGCCCATTACCAACAAAGCCGAGACCTCTATCAGCAATTGGGTAATGAAAAAAATGTCTCCAACCAATGGTACAACTTGGCAGATTGCTATCGGCAGTGGGGTAAATACGAACAGGCACTCGATGCGGCACAACAGGATTTAGCCCTGCGTCAGCAACTCGATGATCAACTCAGAATTGCCCTAGCCTACTATCAATTGGGACGAATCTATAAAGATTGGGGAAAATATGAAGAAGCGCTCGCCCATTACCAACAAAGTCGAGAAATCTATCAGCAATTGGGTAAGGAAAAAGATGTCGCTGATTCTTGGTACTGGATGAGAGATTGCTATCGGCAGTGGGGTAAATACGAACAGGCACTCGATGCCGCACAACAGGATTTAGCCCTGCATCAGCAACTCGACGATCAACTCAGAATTGCCCTAGCCTACTATCAATTGGGAGGAATCTATAAAGATTGGGGAAAATATGAAGAAGCGCTCGCCCATTACCAACAAAGTCGAGAAATCTATCAGCAATTGGGTAAGGAAAAAGATGTCGCTGATTCTTGGTACTGGATGAGAGATTGCTATCGGCAGTGGGGTAAATACGAACAGGCACTCGATGCAGCACAACAGGATTTAGCCCTGCATCAGCAACTCGACGATCAACTCAGAATTGCCCTAGCCTACTATCAATTGGGACGAATCTATCAAGATTGGGGAAAATATGAAGAAGCGCTCGCCCATTACCAACAAAGCCGAGAAGTCTATCAGCAATTGGGTAAGGAAAAAAATGTCGCCAACCAATGGTACTGGATGGGAGATTGCTATCGGCAGTGGGGTAAATACGAACAAGCACTCGATGCAGAACAACAGGATTTAGCCCTGCGTCAGCAACTCGACGATCGACCCAGAATTGCCCTAGCCTACTATCAATTGGGACGAATCTATCAAGATTGGGGAAAATATGAAGAAGCGCTCGCCCATCACCAAAAAAGCCGAGAACTGTATCAGCAGTTAGGTAAGGAAAAAGATGTTGCTGATGCTTGGTACTGGATGGCAGATTGCTATCGGCAGTGGGGTAAATACGAAGAGGCACTCGATGCGGCACAACAGGATTTAGCCCTGCGTCAGCAACTCGACGATCGACCCAGAATTGCCCTAGCCTACTATCAATTGGGACGAATCTATCAAAATTGGGGGAAATATGAAGAAGTGATCGCCCATTACCAACAAAGCCGAGACCTCTATCAGCAATTGGGTAATGAAAAAAATGTCGCCAACCAATGGTACAACTTGGCAGATTGCTATCGGCAGTGGGGTAAATACGAAGAGGCACTCGATGCCATACAACAATGTTTAGCCCTGCGTCAGCAACTCGACGATCGACCCAGAATTGCCCTAGCCTACTATCAATTGGGACGAATCTATCAAGATTGGGGAAAATATGAAGAAGCGATCGCCCATTACCAACAAAGCCGAGAACTCTATCAGCAATTGGGTAATGAAAAAAATGTCGCCAACCAATGGTACTGGATGGCAGATTGCTATCGGGAGTGGGGTAAATACGAACAGGCACTCGATGCCGCACAACAGGATTTAGCCCTGCGTCAGCAACTCGACGATCGACCCAGAATTGCCCTAGCCTACTATCAATTGGGAGGAATCTATCAAGATTGGGGAAAATATGAAGAAGTGCTCGCCCATTACCAACAAAGCCGAGACCTCTATCAGCAATTGGGTAATGAAAAAAATGTCGCCAACCAATGGCACAACTTGGCAGATTGCTATCGGGAGTGGGGTAAATACGAACAGGCACTCGATGCCATACAACAATGTTTAGCCCTGCGTCAGCAACTCGACGATCGACCCAGAATTGCCCTAGCCTACTATCAATTGGGACGAATCTATCAAGATTGGGGGAAATATGAAGAAGCGATCGCCCATTACCAACAAAGCCGAGAACTCTATCAGCAATTGGGTAATGAAAAAAATGTCGCCACCCAATGGTACTGGATGGCAGTTTGCTATCGGCAGTGGGGTAAATATGAACAGGCACTCGATGCCGCACAACAGAATTTAGCCCTGCGTCAGCAACTCGACGATCGACCCAACATTGCTGAGGCCTACTATCAATTGGGACGAATCTATCAAGATTGGGGGAAATATGAAGAAGCGATCGCCCATCACCAACAAAGCCGAGAAATCTATCAGCAATTGGGCAAAACTGACAGCCTTAGCCGACAACTCAGACACATTGCCAACAGTCAGCGCCAACTCGCCCGCGAAACCGTTGATCGTACTGCCGCAATTTCCCTTCTAACCCAAGCAGAACAACACCTAGAACAGGCAATACAGCTAAATATCGATCGTGAATATCGAGAAAACCTCGCCTACGACTACATCGCCCTCAGCCTCGTCTGTAGCGATTTTCTACGTCACATCCCCGCCGGCGATCCCACCCAACCCATCCGCATCGCCCAATTCGAGAACAACTATTCGATGGGTTTGGGCCACTTCACGGCCCTCGGGCAAACCGTCAATCTCGCTGAAAAAACCCTAGACATCGCCCGCGCCTACCTAGAAATCCCTGCCTTAGAAAACCTCAACCTTGCCGAATCCCTCACCCGCCAATCCCTGCAAACCTTCGAGGAATTCAACCGCCGCCGACTCCAAGCCGATGCCCTCAAACTCCTCGGCGAAATCTACAAACATCGCATCCCGCATCAACCCGATGCCGCCACCACCGCCGTGCAATTCTGCCTGGACAGCCGCCAACTCTACCAAGAACTCGACATCCTCGAAAAAGTCATCGAAGTTGACTGTTGA
- a CDS encoding Uma2 family endonuclease, with amino-acid sequence MLQTASNPLSLDEFLQLSETKPASEFIDGQIIQKPMPQGKHSTIQSDLGADINRVLKPQRIARAYPELRCTFGGRSTVPDLAVFTWERIPRDENGEVANTFAIAPDWTIEILSPDQSQTKVVRNILHSLSHGTQMGWLIDPEEELVFVYFADRTIAVFEEPGDRIPVPTFAESFNLTVGDMFSWLTE; translated from the coding sequence ATGCTTCAAACCGCTTCTAACCCTTTGAGTCTCGATGAATTTCTCCAACTCTCGGAAACCAAACCCGCTAGCGAATTCATCGACGGTCAAATTATCCAGAAACCTATGCCCCAAGGAAAACACAGCACAATTCAAAGCGATTTGGGTGCTGACATCAACCGGGTACTCAAACCCCAACGCATCGCCCGCGCTTATCCAGAATTGCGCTGTACCTTTGGTGGTCGATCGACAGTACCCGATCTTGCAGTCTTTACCTGGGAACGCATTCCCCGCGACGAAAACGGCGAAGTAGCCAACACTTTCGCCATCGCCCCCGACTGGACAATCGAAATTCTTTCCCCCGACCAAAGTCAAACTAAAGTCGTCCGCAACATTCTCCACAGTCTCAGCCACGGAACCCAGATGGGCTGGCTGATTGACCCGGAAGAAGAACTGGTATTTGTCTATTTTGCCGATCGCACCATAGCAGTTTTTGAAGAACCGGGCGATCGCATCCCCGTTCCAACCTTTGCCGAATCCTTTAATCTCACCGTCGGTGATATGTTCAGTTGGCTGACTGAGTAG
- a CDS encoding isoleucine--tRNA ligase: protein MEAKSYKDTVNLPKTKFDMRANATKREPELQQFWADQEIYDRLSHNNPGDLFILHDGPPYANGQLHIGHALNKILKDFINRYQMLRGKKVRYVPGWDCHGLPIELKVLQNMKSEERLNLTPIELRHKAATFAQQTMEQQRESFQRYGVWGDWEHPYLTMKPEYEAAQIGVFGQMVLKGYIYRGFKPVHWSPSSKTALAEAELEYPEGHTSRSIYVGFHVKKLSKSLQTKLKRYMPSLWAAIWTTTPWTIPANLAIAVNPELTYAVVEPPGNAHIAQQFILVAVDAVDRLSATFNTNLKILATFKGKELEGCSYKHPLFDRESPIVAGGDYITADSGTGLVHTAPGHGQEDFIVGKRCGLPVLTPVDENGNFTAEAGQFVGLNVLGNGNAAVIDALGEANCLIKEESYAHSYPYDWRTKKPTIFRATEQWFASVEGFRDEALKAIADVNWIPAQGENRITAMVGDRSDWCISRQRTWGVPIPVFYDEETNEPLLNEETIAHVQALFAEKGSDAWWELSIAELLPESYRNNGRTYRKGTDTMDVWFDSGSSWAAVAQGRSELNYPADIYLEGSDQHRGWFQSSLLTSVATNGVAPYKTVLTHGFVLDEKGRKMSKSEGNVVDPAAVIKEYGADVLRLWVSSVDYSADVPLGKNILKQQSDVYRKIRNTAKFLLGNLHDFDPAKDAVAYEELPELDRYMLHRMCEVFAEVQDAFESFQFSRFFQTVQNFCTVDLSNFYLDIAKDRLYISATDTRRRRSCQTVIAIAVENLARAIAPVLCHMAEDIWQYLPYPTPYKSVFEAGWVQIDASWHNPELATRWQYLRQVRGEVNKVLEKARMEKAIGSSLEAKVLLYVPDVEKREQLQALNPSSEELVDYVRSQNSVIQLAAQEKAKAAQDQQEEQAAKVAKVLTENTVYVEGKTLAEKGDRSSQIVQYSAPEPSALDLQQILDRSAEFLANLPEYAGKFFTEYQKALVTLGLLASVLITGRVTLAILDTINQIPMLGGLLEVIGILFTIWFAFRHLLFAANRQQLAQKIDFMTADVVGRTSGLVLAETQAIVLAPPVETALVLVEETQAIVQTAPVETALVETPQILEAELVAIDPKPEIPASIAVTHDFTMICKGVDELRYLFITSEVELVESNEILQELPYSYQSPELAIGVVKADGEKCDRCWNYSTHVSESIEHPLICERCVSAVDHKF, encoded by the coding sequence ATGGAAGCTAAATCTTACAAAGACACGGTAAATCTGCCCAAAACCAAGTTTGATATGCGCGCCAACGCCACCAAACGGGAACCCGAATTGCAACAATTTTGGGCAGATCAAGAAATCTACGATCGCCTCTCCCACAATAACCCAGGCGACTTGTTCATCCTGCACGACGGCCCCCCCTACGCCAACGGACAACTCCACATCGGCCACGCCCTCAACAAAATCCTCAAAGACTTTATCAACCGCTACCAAATGCTGCGCGGCAAAAAAGTCCGCTACGTGCCCGGTTGGGATTGTCATGGATTGCCGATCGAACTTAAAGTATTGCAGAACATGAAATCGGAGGAGCGGCTCAATCTTACCCCGATCGAACTCCGTCACAAAGCCGCCACCTTCGCGCAGCAAACAATGGAACAGCAGCGCGAATCCTTCCAGCGCTACGGCGTTTGGGGCGACTGGGAACACCCGTATTTAACCATGAAACCCGAATACGAAGCCGCTCAAATCGGCGTTTTCGGTCAAATGGTGCTCAAAGGCTACATCTACCGCGGCTTCAAACCTGTTCACTGGAGCCCGAGCTCGAAAACAGCCCTCGCCGAAGCGGAATTGGAATATCCCGAAGGCCACACGTCGCGCAGCATCTACGTCGGCTTCCATGTGAAAAAATTGTCAAAATCCCTGCAAACGAAGCTCAAGCGCTATATGCCGAGCCTCTGGGCGGCGATTTGGACGACTACCCCCTGGACGATTCCGGCCAACTTGGCGATCGCCGTCAATCCCGAACTAACTTATGCCGTGGTGGAACCGCCGGGAAATGCCCACATCGCACAACAATTTATCTTAGTAGCTGTCGATGCGGTCGATCGGCTGTCGGCAACTTTTAACACTAACTTAAAAATACTCGCCACCTTCAAAGGCAAAGAATTAGAAGGTTGCAGTTACAAACACCCGCTGTTCGATCGCGAAAGTCCAATTGTTGCCGGCGGTGACTACATTACCGCCGATTCAGGAACCGGATTGGTGCACACCGCACCGGGGCACGGACAAGAAGACTTTATCGTCGGAAAACGCTGCGGTTTACCAGTTTTAACACCCGTAGACGAGAACGGAAATTTCACCGCAGAAGCAGGACAGTTTGTAGGTTTAAATGTCCTCGGAAATGGCAATGCCGCAGTGATTGATGCCCTTGGCGAAGCAAATTGTTTGATTAAAGAGGAAAGTTACGCTCACTCTTATCCTTACGATTGGCGCACGAAAAAGCCGACCATTTTTCGGGCGACGGAACAGTGGTTTGCCTCCGTTGAAGGATTTCGAGATGAAGCCTTAAAAGCGATCGCGGATGTTAATTGGATTCCCGCCCAAGGGGAAAATCGGATTACTGCAATGGTGGGCGATCGATCGGATTGGTGTATTTCTCGCCAGCGGACTTGGGGCGTTCCCATTCCCGTATTCTACGACGAAGAAACCAACGAACCGCTGTTAAATGAAGAAACGATCGCCCATGTGCAAGCCCTTTTTGCCGAGAAAGGTTCGGATGCTTGGTGGGAATTGTCGATCGCCGAATTGCTGCCGGAATCTTACCGCAATAACGGCCGCACTTACCGCAAGGGAACCGACACGATGGATGTGTGGTTTGACTCGGGTTCTTCCTGGGCCGCAGTTGCCCAAGGTCGATCGGAATTAAACTATCCTGCTGATATCTATTTGGAAGGTTCAGACCAGCATCGCGGCTGGTTTCAATCGAGCTTGCTTACCAGTGTAGCAACTAACGGTGTTGCTCCTTACAAAACTGTTTTGACTCACGGTTTTGTGCTCGATGAAAAAGGCCGCAAGATGAGCAAATCTGAAGGAAATGTTGTCGATCCGGCAGCCGTAATTAAGGAATATGGAGCCGATGTTTTGCGGTTGTGGGTGTCTTCTGTAGACTACTCGGCAGACGTGCCGTTGGGCAAAAACATTCTCAAACAGCAGTCGGATGTTTACCGCAAAATTCGCAATACAGCTAAGTTTTTGCTGGGGAATTTGCACGACTTCGACCCGGCAAAAGATGCCGTTGCTTACGAGGAATTGCCGGAACTAGACCGCTATATGCTGCACAGAATGTGCGAAGTTTTTGCGGAAGTTCAAGATGCTTTTGAAAGCTTCCAATTTTCCCGCTTTTTCCAAACTGTGCAGAATTTCTGCACGGTGGATTTGTCGAATTTTTACTTGGATATTGCCAAAGACAGACTTTACATCAGCGCCACAGATACCCGTCGCCGCCGCAGTTGTCAGACGGTGATTGCAATTGCTGTGGAGAATTTAGCAAGGGCGATCGCACCTGTTTTGTGTCACATGGCTGAGGATATTTGGCAGTACCTTCCCTATCCGACTCCTTACAAGTCAGTGTTTGAAGCCGGCTGGGTGCAAATTGATGCTTCATGGCACAATCCAGAATTGGCTACTCGCTGGCAGTATTTGCGACAAGTGCGCGGCGAAGTTAACAAGGTTTTGGAAAAAGCCCGGATGGAAAAGGCGATCGGTTCTTCTTTGGAAGCTAAGGTGTTGCTGTACGTTCCCGATGTGGAGAAAAGAGAGCAATTGCAAGCTTTGAATCCCAGCAGCGAAGAATTGGTGGATTATGTACGATCGCAAAATTCCGTCATACAGTTAGCGGCCCAGGAGAAAGCAAAAGCAGCACAAGATCAACAGGAAGAACAAGCGGCAAAAGTTGCCAAAGTGTTGACAGAAAACACAGTTTATGTTGAGGGTAAAACGCTCGCAGAAAAGGGCGATCGATCTTCTCAGATCGTACAGTATTCGGCCCCGGAACCGTCGGCTTTAGATTTGCAGCAAATCTTAGATCGAAGCGCCGAGTTTTTGGCTAATTTGCCTGAATACGCGGGCAAGTTTTTCACAGAATACCAAAAAGCGCTGGTAACACTTGGGCTGTTAGCCTCTGTGTTGATAACGGGCAGAGTAACGCTGGCGATTTTGGATACGATTAATCAGATTCCGATGTTGGGAGGCTTATTGGAAGTCATCGGCATCTTATTTACAATCTGGTTTGCTTTCCGTCACTTGCTGTTTGCCGCCAACCGTCAACAACTGGCTCAAAAGATTGATTTTATGACAGCAGATGTGGTGGGGCGGACAAGCGGGCTTGTGCTTGCAGAAACACAGGCGATCGTACTCGCACCCCCAGTAGAGACAGCGCTTGTGCTTGTAGAAGAAACACAGGCGATCGTACAAACAGCCCCAGTAGAAACGGCGCTTGTAGAAACACCCCAAATCCTGGAAGCAGAATTAGTGGCGATCGATCCCAAACCAGAAATTCCTGCTTCCATAGCTGTAACGCACGATTTTACAATGATCTGCAAGGGTGTAGATGAACTGCGGTATTTGTTCATTACTTCGGAAGTGGAACTGGTAGAATCGAATGAAATTCTGCAAGAATTGCCGTACAGTTATCAGTCTCCCGAGTTGGCGATTGGTGTAGTGAAAGCAGACGGGGAAAAGTGCGATCGCTGCTGGAATTACTCGACTCACGTCAGCGAGTCGATCGAACATCCGCTAATTTGCGAACGCTGCGTGTCAGCAGTAGACCACAAATTCTAA